The following DNA comes from Candidatus Manganitrophaceae bacterium.
AGGTGGAGGAAGCGGACGGCGAGCTGACTGAACTCTGAAATCGACTTGAAGTGCTCGTATCGCTCCCGAAAAAGAGAGCGCTCCACCCACTGCTGGGTCAGCGGTTTTATATTTGAGAAAAAGAGGAGAATGGCGGCGAAGAGGGCGAAGCTCGCAATGTTGGCCGCCCGGAGCGAGAGCACCCTCTGAAAGAATTCGGTCAAAAGAAAAAAGGGAATGGCGGTCGCGAGCAGGGTAAAGAGGTAGACGATCCCCCGTTGAAGGACGATTTCAATATCGAGAAATTGGTAACGCACGATGGCATAGGTGAGCATCGCGGCAAAGAGGGGAACGAGATAGGTGGCGTAAGCGCTCAGATAATATCTTTCAATGCTGAAGTCGGCCATGAAATTGGTGGTCCCCCCGGTAAAGCCGATCAGCGATGCCCAGAACACCAGCCGGACCTGCTTTCGCTCCAGCCCGGACGTGGTCCGGTAACGCCTTAAAAGAAGGTTAAAACCGTACAGAAGATCGACGGCGAAGAAAAGAATCAGGAAGGGATAAAGCGGTCCCGGATCGATAAAGTAAGAGGATTGATATCGCAGCGAGACGCTTTTTACCATCCAGGGGGTCAAGTTGGTGACGAAGAGAAAGAGGGAGATGAGATAAGAAAGAAGGAGCGGCCGGTTCACCGGCAGCTTCATAAAAGAAAAAATAAAATGAAGAAAAAAGGTCGGAATGAAAACCGTTCCGGCGATCGTAAATCGGGCCCAAAAAAGGGCCGGGTCAGACTTCGTGGCGGTGAGGTAAAGCACCCGGCCGCCGGCCCAGATCAAGACGCTTCCTGCGAAGAGCGCAAAGGACCGGTTCACCCTTCCTTCAGGATGGTGAAGTAAGACACCGGCGCCGATGAAAAAAACGGAAATAAAGGTGATTAGGGAAGACCAGGCGTAAGCATTCATATCAACCGGAGCGAGAGATTAATCAACGGGGCGCGGACTAAGTTTTATAAGTATCACATCAAGGAAATAAAAATCCAGAGGCAAAATTCAAGATTTTTTGGTTCGTAATGGATGGATCTGCAAAAGTGCATTTTTTATTTCTAAAGGAATCTCGATCAACTTTCCCTCTGCATCGGCGCAAGCGATGACCTGTCTTCCGCTGGAGAGCGGCTGGCCCGTCTCCACATTGACCATATTGAAGTCGAGTTGAAAGCTGGCCCGCTTGATCCATGGCGCCGTCAGGCTGATTTCGATCGGATCATACAGTTTCGATTCCCCTTTGTACTCCGCCGCCGCTTCGACGGTGAGAAGATGAAACCCTGTTTTGAAGAGCGCCGGATGGTTCGGAACGGCCACCCTTAAATACTCCTCGCGCACCTCTCCCTGCCACTCAAAGAACCGGGCGAAATAGACGTTTCCTTGCGCATTGGTATCGGAGAGATAAACCCTTCTCCGAAAGATAAACTTCTTTTCGGCGTCTTCCCTAACCGAAATCTCTTTGGCGTTCGACACGGTCTTCAAATGGGCTGTCATGGCTGACTCCTTGGCACTCTTTTATTTATTTAAGATCCGATCTGCCGCACTTCAAATGCTCTTTCAACGATTTACGAACAAGGTCAGTGAGGTTGTGGGGGAGATCTGTGAACATCGATGAATGAGGACCGTGATCTGTTAAGATCCATGAAGAGGGATGTGAGACGCCACCTGCCGATTCATGTTACCAGGAACAGTAACAGAATTCAACTAGTCTATTTTGATTAACTTCCTCTGGCCAATTGAGAGTCATTGATGGATCCGATAAACCCAAAAAGGCCGGTTACCGGAGGATTTCTATGGATTCTGGCTCCTCCGACAACCGGCCGTCAAGGCGGTTTGGCCTCATGCAGTGCTTCGACCGATCATGAGGCGATAACCCCATAGCACGATGATCGCACCGACCACCGACATGATAAATCCGCCGGCTTGTTGGTCCGGTCCATACAACCCGACGGCGCGACCGAGAAAGCCGCCGATCAACGCACCGACGATCCCCAAAAGAATCGTCACCACAAAGCCGCCCGGATCATGTCCGGGCATTAAAAATTTTGCCACGATGCCGACAATGGCTCCAAAAACAATCCAGCCAAGTATGCCCATATCCCGCCTCCTTTCTAATTTCTATCTAATTCCTAATTTGTAACTTGATGTTACCAAAAGGCGGAGGAGCTTGACTATCCTCCGAACGGGGGTCATTCGAAATGAGAGGGTGCAATCGGATCGGGGAGATGGTAAGAATACGATCAGGATCCGGCGCTGTTTTTTGGCGAAAGGCAAGCAGAAAGGAAAGGGTAGAAGGGTATAAAGATGGCGTTCACGATTCTTCACCGATTCCAGTCCCGGATGGAGGCGGAGATGGCGGGGGAGATTTTATCACAGGCGCACATTCCTTATCTGATCCAATCGGAAGACATCGGCATTTTCGGGCCGGGTGCGAGTCCGACGCCGGCCGGCGCCCGCCTCCTGGTCCATCCGGAAGATCTGGAGGAGGCCCGGACCCGCTTGTTGGGGATGATCTGAGGAGCGCCGATTCAAGAGAGCGAACTTCTGCATATCCCTTATGTGGGGTTCTCGGGATTCTTGCCCACATCCGGTTGGTTTTTTTTCTTGCCTATGAAAGCTTTAAATGATATAAAAATCTCAGATTATTCATCGGATAATCGGTTCTCACCAGATTGGATTGAATGGAATCAGAAGCGGCATATGAAGTAAAAGTAGATGCTTTTGAAGGGCCTCTCGAGCTTCTTCTTCATCTTATCAAGAAGAATGAAGTGAACGTTTACGACATCCCGATCGCACTGATCACTCAGCAATACCTCGAGACCCTCGACCTGATGAAGTCGCTGAATCTCTCCATCGCCGGAGAATTTTTGGTGATGGCGGCGACTTTAATCCACATCAAATCGAAAACACTCCTCCCCCCCTCCGAAACGGAAGAGGAAGAAGAGGGGGATCCCCGCGAGGAGCTGGTCGCGCGGCTATTGGAGTATCAGAAATTCAAAGACGCGGCGGAGCGATTCGAGGAGCGGGAAAATCTCTGGCGGGAGATTTTCCGAAGAGAGCCGAGCCTCTCTCCCGAGCTTCTTCCCGAAGAGGTCCCGCTGGTCGATTTGAGCCTCTATTCGCTCCTCGATGCATTAAAGGGGGTGCTGGCGCGCATCCCCGACAAGCGGGTTCTTCAGGTCACCATCGACGAGCTCACGGTAAAAGATCGGATGCAGTTCGTCATCGACCAGATGGAGCCGGTCGAGAGCTCCCTCTTCGACGATTTATTCAAAGAGGTAAAAACTCGGCATGCAGTGGTCGTCACCTTTTTAGCGCTTCTGGAGTTGATTCGTCTCGGGCTGCTTCGTGTCGTACAAGGGGACGCGTGCGGGCCGCTGCGTCTGTTTAAGACCAAAAACCTGTCAGGAGAGGCGTAGCCGTATGGAAGACCATGAGATCAAACCGGTGATTGAGGCATTGATGTTTGTCTCGGGCGATCCGATCTCACTCGATCGGCTCCACGATGTCCTCACAGGCGTGGAGAAGCCGCGGCTCAAGGCGCTTCTGGGAGAGTTGATGGAAGAGTACACCCGCTCGAATCGCGGTCTGCAGGTGGTCGAGATCGCCGGGGGCTATCAGCTGACGACGCGGATTGAGATGGCCCCTTGGATCAAAGAGATGGAGAAGATTAAATCGGCGGCGCGCCTCTCGAAGCCCGGTCTGGAGACGCTGGCGATCATCGCGTACAAACAGCCGGCGACCCGCGCCGAGATCGAGCAGATTCGCGGCGTCGATGCAGCCGGGGTGCTGAAAACCTTGATGGAGCGGAAGCTGGTCAAAATCGTCGGCAGAAAAGAGGTCGCCGGCCGACCGATGATGTATGGGACGACCCGCGAGTTTCTACAGTATTTTGGACTTTCAGACCTCACCGCCCTTCCGACGCTCAAAGAGTTCTCAGAGGTCACCGGAGCGGAGCGGGAAGGGGAGTTGCCGACCGAAGAGTCCGCCGCGGCTGAAGCGGTTGCGCCCGAATCGTCCGAGAGCCCCGACGCAGGTCCCGACAGCGCTGCGGAAACGCTCTCCGAGCCCGACCGAGAGGCGCTCGAACCCGAGACGATCTTCAGCGGCTCGAACCCCTCTTCCGCCGGAGAGTCGTCCGAATCTTAACGGAGAACCAAGTTTTCCTGCGGAGACTCTCTCCTCCTTACTCCGCCTTTGTCCCTTTCTCTTTCCCTCCCTTTGCTCCGCCAAAGAGGGTGTCCCTGCGCCCCATCGATCCAGACCGGCAAGACCGCCCGTTCCGATCTAAATTCTCAATTCCATTAGCTTTCGGCCCATTGACAATGAAATTTTGAAGAGCCTAAAATAGGACAAATCTCTTTTGGGGAGGTCGTCGATGTCGCTTAAAAAGTCTCTGTTATGGCTCCTGTTGTTTGTGCTTCCCGTTCTTTTTCCCGGAAAGGCGGCTGCCTATAACGAAGACAGCCGGTTTCACTTTGAGGCGCTCTTCGAGTATCTGACCCGTGATATTCGAGAGGACAACACGCAGTTCGCCGGTGAGAATTTTCCGGAGACGACCTCTTCGGCGCAATCGCTTCGCCTTCTCGGCAAGTTGAGCCTTCGCATCGTCGACCCCCTGGAGATCTATGGTCTGGCGGGGGGGAGTAACCTCGATGTCGATGATTTCCATTTTCACTCCGATTTCAGCGGCGCCTATGGCGGCGGGGTGCGGGTGGTTCTCTTTCGGGAGCGAGATCCGCGACGACCCTATCAAGTCTTTGCCGATTATCGGTTTCTGCAATTCAAAGCGAACGACTCCGTTCTCTTTGACCCGACGATTATCGACAATGCCGGCAACGCCGTTCATCTCCTTCCCCCCAGCGGGGAGAGCGTCCAAGAGCGGATTCGCTGGCAGGAGCATACGGTGAAGCTCGGCTTCATGGCCCGGGATTATGAATTTGAGCCGTATGGAGGGGTTCGCTTCTCTTTAGTGAAAGGGCGGGACCATATCCCCACCTCCGTTCAGAAGCTGAATATAAAAGTAAACCAGGACGACATTTTCGGCGTGTTTCTTGGAACGTCGTATTACCTGACCCCCTCGGACAAAGCGGCGCTCTTCGTCGAGGGGAGTCTGTTCGATCAATATTCGATTAGCGGAGGGTTCCGCGTCGGCTTTTAACAATCAACATGGTAAAAGAAATGTATAAAAAAATATTTTTAGCGGTTTTATTGGCCTGGACGGTCGCATTGACCGGATGCCACATGACGGAGGGCGCTTCAGTCCGCGCCGATTACTACGGCGACTACCCGTATCGAAGGGCGGCCCCCTATCCGTACTATCCCTATTATCCCTATTACAATCGGTATTATGATCCTTTCCTCTATCCCGCTTACGTATATGATCCCTACCCGTATTTCTTTTTCGGCGGCAGTTTCATCTACGGCACCAGCGACGTCTTTATTGTCAATCATCATCATCGGTCTATCGGGCCGGGCTCCCGGAGCCTTCGCGGTTTCCGGGGGGGAGGCGGTGGGACGATTGCCCCTTCAAGCCCTTCACAGGGAGGAGGGGGTAGCAGT
Coding sequences within:
- a CDS encoding acyl-CoA thioesterase, translated to MTAHLKTVSNAKEISVREDAEKKFIFRRRVYLSDTNAQGNVYFARFFEWQGEVREEYLRVAVPNHPALFKTGFHLLTVEAAAEYKGESKLYDPIEISLTAPWIKRASFQLDFNMVNVETGQPLSSGRQVIACADAEGKLIEIPLEIKNALLQIHPLRTKKS
- a CDS encoding GlsB/YeaQ/YmgE family stress response membrane protein, which translates into the protein MGILGWIVFGAIVGIVAKFLMPGHDPGGFVVTILLGIVGALIGGFLGRAVGLYGPDQQAGGFIMSVVGAIIVLWGYRLMIGRSTA
- a CDS encoding DUF2007 domain-containing protein produces the protein MAFTILHRFQSRMEAEMAGEILSQAHIPYLIQSEDIGIFGPGASPTPAGARLLVHPEDLEEARTRLLGMI
- a CDS encoding segregation/condensation protein A; this encodes MNVYDIPIALITQQYLETLDLMKSLNLSIAGEFLVMAATLIHIKSKTLLPPSETEEEEEGDPREELVARLLEYQKFKDAAERFEERENLWREIFRREPSLSPELLPEEVPLVDLSLYSLLDALKGVLARIPDKRVLQVTIDELTVKDRMQFVIDQMEPVESSLFDDLFKEVKTRHAVVVTFLALLELIRLGLLRVVQGDACGPLRLFKTKNLSGEA
- the scpB gene encoding SMC-Scp complex subunit ScpB, encoding MEDHEIKPVIEALMFVSGDPISLDRLHDVLTGVEKPRLKALLGELMEEYTRSNRGLQVVEIAGGYQLTTRIEMAPWIKEMEKIKSAARLSKPGLETLAIIAYKQPATRAEIEQIRGVDAAGVLKTLMERKLVKIVGRKEVAGRPMMYGTTREFLQYFGLSDLTALPTLKEFSEVTGAEREGELPTEESAAAEAVAPESSESPDAGPDSAAETLSEPDREALEPETIFSGSNPSSAGESSES